From Maridesulfovibrio ferrireducens, a single genomic window includes:
- the queA gene encoding tRNA preQ1(34) S-adenosylmethionine ribosyltransferase-isomerase QueA: MKTIPKDLNLESYNFELPEERIAQCPAEKRHDSKLMVLDRTSGETEIKSFTDVPDLLPEGALLVANNSKVIPARIFGKKPSGGRVEFLLLSPVPLIVPTATPQGYKAVVKGLLRSSKPTKIGSEVKFDCDMKLTVLGKGQFGLSDVELEWQGSLKEIFETCGKIPLPPYIRRVANETDNERYQTLYACDDKAGSVAAPTAGLHFSKEIEERLREKNIERVEVTLYVGYGTFSPVRTTDIRDHEMHSEYIEIPEETARAIQKAKDEGRAVIAVGTTSARTLEGAFQQTGKICAFKGETNIFIYPGYEFKVVDRMLTNFHLPESSLVIMISALAGRNHVLNGYQKAIENEFRFFSYGDSMYIR; encoded by the coding sequence ATGAAGACAATCCCAAAAGATTTAAATTTAGAAAGCTACAACTTTGAATTACCGGAAGAACGCATTGCACAGTGCCCTGCCGAAAAAAGACACGATTCAAAACTGATGGTTCTGGACAGAACTTCAGGTGAAACTGAAATCAAATCATTCACCGACGTTCCTGACCTTTTACCTGAAGGAGCGCTTCTGGTTGCAAATAACTCAAAAGTTATACCTGCCAGAATTTTCGGTAAAAAGCCTTCGGGCGGAAGAGTTGAATTTTTACTCCTCTCCCCGGTTCCCTTAATTGTGCCAACTGCAACCCCGCAAGGTTATAAAGCTGTTGTCAAAGGATTACTGCGTTCCTCAAAACCGACAAAAATCGGCAGCGAAGTTAAATTCGACTGTGACATGAAACTTACGGTTTTAGGCAAAGGCCAATTCGGGCTGTCTGATGTTGAGCTTGAATGGCAGGGAAGCTTAAAAGAAATTTTTGAAACCTGCGGCAAAATTCCCCTTCCACCATATATCAGGCGCGTTGCTAATGAAACTGATAATGAAAGATATCAGACTCTCTACGCCTGTGATGATAAAGCCGGATCGGTGGCAGCGCCGACAGCCGGACTTCATTTTTCAAAAGAAATTGAAGAAAGACTGCGCGAGAAAAATATCGAGCGGGTCGAAGTCACTTTATATGTAGGGTACGGAACTTTCAGCCCGGTCAGAACTACCGACATTCGCGATCATGAAATGCACAGCGAATATATTGAAATTCCGGAAGAAACAGCCCGCGCAATCCAAAAAGCTAAAGACGAAGGACGGGCTGTTATTGCCGTAGGGACAACTTCGGCCCGAACGCTTGAAGGAGCTTTTCAACAAACCGGAAAGATATGCGCATTCAAGGGTGAAACTAATATTTTCATCTATCCCGGCTATGAATTTAAGGTTGTAGACCGCATGTTGACTAATTTTCATTTGCCAGAATCATCACTTGTAATTATGATTTCCGCTCTGGCTGGTAGGAATCACGTTTTGAATGGATATCAAAAAGCCATAGAAAACGAATTCAGATTCTTTTCTTATGGTGATTCAATGTACATCAGATAA
- the coaBC gene encoding bifunctional phosphopantothenoylcysteine decarboxylase/phosphopantothenate--cysteine ligase CoaBC — translation MNEHLNFDCFLGKRIHLGVCGSVAAYKSLDLLRMYRKAGIEVSATLTSGAQEFIKGLSFEALGAFKVWDSMFPAGDEIFGHLEPGQAADALVVAPATASTLARMAYGLADDMLSCQVLAFPGPKLVAPAMNPAMWNASATRDNCALLAKRGVEFIGPDCGDVACGDHGSGRLATLESIFVHSLRAVSPDDMSGKHVLITLGPTREKWDAVRFWSNPSSGLMGACIAMAAWLRGAKVTVVSGPVNWWFPADVNVIKVDSARQMFEAATDVWPECTTGCLTAAVADFRPVPHGESKFKKAGQDSLSVNFESNSDILKTLGATKRDDQELIGFAAETSDIEKAAAGKLKAKNLDMIIANLINMPGAGFESFTNSVYVLDKSGRAEEWPNLPKTEIAWRIWDLLLQN, via the coding sequence ATGAATGAACATCTTAATTTTGACTGTTTTCTAGGAAAACGGATTCACCTCGGGGTTTGCGGAAGCGTTGCAGCCTATAAGTCTTTGGATCTTTTGCGAATGTATCGCAAGGCCGGGATAGAAGTCAGCGCCACCTTAACTTCAGGTGCACAGGAATTTATTAAGGGCCTCAGTTTTGAGGCCCTTGGTGCTTTTAAAGTTTGGGATTCGATGTTTCCAGCCGGAGATGAGATTTTCGGACATCTTGAACCCGGTCAGGCTGCTGATGCCTTAGTTGTCGCTCCTGCCACAGCCTCCACCCTTGCCCGCATGGCTTACGGTTTGGCGGATGATATGCTTTCCTGTCAGGTTCTTGCTTTTCCCGGACCGAAGCTTGTTGCTCCGGCTATGAATCCGGCCATGTGGAATGCTTCTGCGACTCGCGACAATTGTGCTTTGCTTGCTAAGCGCGGAGTTGAGTTTATAGGTCCTGATTGCGGCGATGTTGCTTGCGGTGATCACGGAAGCGGGCGGCTTGCTACTCTGGAATCAATCTTCGTGCATTCTCTCAGGGCTGTTTCACCCGATGATATGAGTGGTAAACATGTACTGATTACTCTGGGGCCTACACGTGAAAAATGGGATGCGGTCCGTTTTTGGTCTAATCCTTCCTCGGGGTTGATGGGCGCTTGTATCGCGATGGCGGCATGGCTCAGGGGAGCTAAAGTTACTGTTGTCTCCGGTCCGGTTAACTGGTGGTTTCCTGCCGATGTTAACGTAATCAAGGTCGACAGTGCGCGTCAGATGTTCGAAGCCGCCACTGACGTATGGCCCGAGTGTACAACTGGTTGCCTTACTGCCGCAGTAGCAGATTTTAGGCCTGTTCCTCATGGTGAAAGCAAATTTAAAAAAGCTGGTCAGGATTCGCTCAGCGTTAATTTTGAATCCAACTCTGATATATTAAAGACTCTTGGAGCTACGAAGCGTGATGATCAGGAACTTATCGGTTTTGCTGCTGAAACTTCTGACATTGAAAAGGCTGCTGCCGGAAAGCTTAAGGCTAAAAATTTGGACATGATAATTGCCAACCTCATAAATATGCCGGGAGCGGGATTTGAGTCTTTCACAAATTCTGTTTATGTCTTAGACAAGTCTGGCCGGGCCGAAGAATGGCCTAATCTTCCAAAAACAGAAATAGCGTGGCGAATATGGGATCTCCTTCTGCAGAATTAA
- a CDS encoding 2-oxoacid:acceptor oxidoreductase family protein has translation MSKYLDSIIAGFGGQGVMLIGNLLAYAGMNAGLNVTYIPVYGPEMRGGTANCTVVLSEEEIGSPIIRSPHGLIMMNRPSLEKFQPVLMDGGVQIVNSSLIDKELVDTDRIKSYLVPANDIADKIGNTRMANMVALGAFIKATGIMDIKAVIDSLPNVISAHYTHLIPKNAEALQAGADAIA, from the coding sequence ATGAGCAAGTATCTTGACAGCATTATTGCCGGATTCGGCGGACAGGGCGTCATGCTTATCGGCAACCTGCTAGCCTATGCGGGCATGAATGCCGGACTCAATGTAACCTACATCCCAGTATACGGCCCTGAAATGCGCGGCGGAACGGCCAACTGTACAGTTGTTCTTTCCGAAGAAGAAATTGGATCCCCAATCATCCGCAGCCCGCACGGCCTGATTATGATGAACCGTCCTTCACTGGAAAAATTCCAGCCGGTTCTGATGGACGGCGGAGTTCAGATAGTCAATTCCTCTCTTATAGATAAAGAGCTGGTTGATACTGACCGCATCAAATCATACCTTGTTCCTGCCAACGATATCGCCGACAAAATCGGCAATACCCGCATGGCAAACATGGTAGCTCTGGGCGCTTTCATCAAAGCAACAGGAATTATGGACATTAAGGCTGTTATCGACAGTTTGCCAAACGTAATTTCCGCTCACTACACTCACCTTATCCCCAAAAATGCCGAAGCTCTGCAAGCAGGCGCTGACGCTATTGCTTAA
- the aroE gene encoding shikimate dehydrogenase, translating into MNVFRPEKLFGIIGFPLGHSMSPLLHNWGFSQKNIKAAYMAWPTTPEKLGDFMTALKTLPISGASVTIPHKMSVMNYIDKLTPRAKSVGAVNTLYWKQNKLIGDNTDTAGCSEPLRPHCDHVERALLIGAGGAARAAIVGLKSLKIKKIFITNRTKSKADALADEFEISCVDWDERGNEHYDLVINSTSLGMSGDKQQINPMIMDHIDEKTIVYDLVYNPLETIFLRDAKAKGSKTISGIEMFLHQGLAQFKLWTNHDLDELEARKLLLKHL; encoded by the coding sequence ATGAACGTTTTCAGACCAGAAAAACTTTTCGGGATAATCGGGTTTCCACTAGGACACTCGATGAGTCCTCTTCTGCATAATTGGGGATTTTCGCAAAAAAACATTAAAGCCGCATACATGGCTTGGCCCACTACGCCGGAGAAACTCGGTGACTTCATGACAGCTCTTAAAACTCTGCCGATTTCAGGTGCAAGCGTGACCATTCCCCACAAGATGTCTGTAATGAACTACATTGACAAACTTACTCCCCGCGCAAAGTCAGTTGGCGCTGTGAACACTCTCTACTGGAAACAGAATAAACTGATTGGTGACAATACGGATACAGCTGGTTGTTCAGAACCCTTACGCCCTCATTGTGATCATGTGGAAAGAGCTTTGCTCATTGGCGCAGGAGGGGCGGCTCGCGCGGCAATTGTAGGACTTAAGAGTCTTAAAATTAAAAAGATCTTCATTACAAACAGAACAAAATCAAAAGCCGATGCTCTGGCTGATGAATTTGAAATATCATGTGTCGATTGGGACGAAAGAGGCAATGAACATTATGATCTGGTCATAAATTCAACATCACTCGGCATGTCTGGAGACAAGCAGCAGATCAACCCCATGATCATGGATCATATTGACGAAAAAACAATTGTCTATGATCTGGTCTACAACCCGCTTGAAACCATTTTCCTTAGAGACGCGAAAGCAAAAGGCAGTAAAACTATCAGCGGAATTGAAATGTTTTTACATCAAGGCCTAGCTCAGTTTAAATTATGGACAAATCATGATTTAGATGAATTAGAAGCTCGTAAGCTTTTACTTAAGCACCTGTAA
- a CDS encoding sensor domain-containing diguanylate cyclase, with protein MEHIDADLLIQEWQDVVDLLAAIINVPAGLIMKLDKGKLEVFVSSKTPDNPYKVGENEVMENSGLYCETVIKSNKKLKVTNALTDDKWKNNPDVKLNMISYLGFPIRYPDGNPFGTICILDSKENNYSDNHEKLIEKLRDLIERELTIIDNNYQLKRISEIDALTQIDNRYSFLTKAEIEINRSKRYNHHLSFIFFDLDWFKKINDKYGHQVGDTVLKEFSKKVNSQLRTTDLFGRYGGEEFIVALPETDLTSAKLLANRIRERIQKMNIVCGSRNISITVSAGVSELTDDDRDIDSVINRADKALYEAKQSGRNKVC; from the coding sequence ATGGAACACATAGATGCCGATTTGTTAATTCAAGAATGGCAAGATGTTGTCGATTTATTAGCAGCTATTATCAACGTTCCTGCGGGCTTAATCATGAAACTTGATAAGGGTAAGCTTGAAGTTTTCGTATCAAGCAAAACACCAGACAATCCATATAAAGTAGGCGAAAATGAAGTAATGGAAAACTCTGGCTTATATTGTGAAACCGTCATCAAAAGTAATAAAAAACTAAAAGTGACCAATGCTCTTACAGATGACAAGTGGAAAAACAATCCCGATGTAAAGCTGAACATGATTTCTTACCTAGGATTTCCCATACGATACCCAGACGGAAACCCCTTTGGAACTATTTGCATTCTTGATTCAAAAGAAAACAACTACAGTGACAACCATGAAAAATTAATTGAGAAACTTAGAGATCTGATCGAAAGAGAATTAACTATTATCGATAACAACTACCAATTAAAAAGGATTTCTGAGATTGATGCACTAACTCAAATAGACAACAGATACTCTTTTCTTACAAAAGCCGAAATAGAGATAAACAGATCAAAACGCTATAACCATCACTTATCATTTATTTTCTTTGATTTAGATTGGTTTAAAAAAATAAATGATAAATATGGACATCAAGTTGGGGACACTGTTTTGAAAGAATTTTCAAAAAAAGTTAACTCACAATTAAGAACAACCGATCTTTTCGGCAGATATGGTGGAGAAGAGTTCATCGTTGCGTTGCCTGAAACAGATTTAACTTCTGCGAAGCTGTTAGCAAACAGAATTCGTGAACGTATTCAAAAAATGAATATTGTCTGCGGAAGTAGAAATATTTCTATCACAGTGAGTGCAGGAGTTAGTGAACTGACCGATGATGACCGTGATATAGACTCCGTCATAAATAGAGCCGACAAAGCTCTTTATGAAGCAAAGCAGTCTGGAAGAAATAAGGTCTGTTAA
- a CDS encoding slipin family protein: protein MTYMIPVILFLIFFLVTALKVLNEYERGVIFRLGRVINSKGPGLIILIPIVDKMVRVSLRIMTLDVPSQDVITRDNVSVKVNAVIYFRVIDPIKAILEIEDFMFATSQLAQTTLRSVCGGVELDDILSQREKVNNEIQEILDIHTDPWGIKVSTVELKYVDLPQEMQRAMAKQAEAERERRAKVINALGEFQAAEKLSQAAKIISAHPEALQLRYLQTLREMSAEGKASTIIPLPLDLMRMLAPGAGSGELIEKKIQESSEE, encoded by the coding sequence ATGACTTATATGATTCCTGTGATTCTTTTTCTTATTTTTTTTCTGGTAACAGCTCTTAAAGTTTTAAATGAGTATGAGCGGGGCGTTATTTTCAGGCTTGGTAGAGTCATAAACTCCAAGGGGCCCGGGTTGATCATTCTGATTCCTATCGTGGATAAAATGGTAAGAGTCTCACTTAGAATTATGACTCTTGATGTGCCCAGTCAGGATGTAATTACTAGAGATAATGTCAGTGTTAAGGTTAATGCTGTAATTTATTTTAGAGTGATCGATCCTATCAAAGCTATTCTTGAAATAGAGGATTTTATGTTCGCCACTTCTCAGCTTGCCCAAACCACCTTGCGTAGCGTATGTGGGGGAGTCGAGCTTGACGATATCCTTTCTCAAAGAGAAAAAGTAAATAATGAAATTCAGGAGATCCTGGATATTCATACTGATCCTTGGGGAATTAAAGTCAGTACCGTTGAGCTTAAGTATGTCGATCTTCCGCAGGAAATGCAGAGAGCGATGGCCAAGCAGGCTGAGGCCGAGCGTGAACGCAGAGCTAAGGTTATTAATGCATTGGGTGAATTTCAGGCTGCGGAAAAGCTTTCGCAGGCAGCTAAAATTATTTCAGCTCACCCTGAAGCTTTGCAACTCAGATATTTACAGACTCTTCGAGAAATGTCTGCTGAGGGTAAGGCTTCTACTATAATCCCACTCCCCCTTGATTTGATGAGGATGTTGGCACCTGGTGCCGGCAGTGGGGAGTTAATTGAAAAAAAAATCCAAGAGAGTAGCGAAGAATGA
- a CDS encoding nodulation protein NfeD, whose product MLFFKHLRQLYSCMIITLVIIIFMSGSAYAGEGLKILYGQLEGAISPAQVSLIENMAKLAVDDEHDLILLRLDTPGGLTTSMRDIVKIMMNPPVPICIWVGPEGSHAASAGVFMVAAANVSAMAPGTTVGAASPVSSSGDDLPDTMSKKVTSDLASLIKGVARKRARNINWYSDSVTKGVSIDAQEAVTLNVVDFIAVSPDDFLEQLGAKGLLLNGEEVKFSKNGYSLVNYEAGLSYSVLSWLLNPQVAYFLLIAGIVGLFFELVSPGAIFPGVVGGFCLVTALYAMSILPTNATGLLLMLLGGVFFILEVFIVSYGLLSVAAIISLFVGSLVLFRGGEVQQLPLGTIIGTVLSFAVFVGSVVYLVAKAHSRKSDLGVQGMIGLEGEVINVQDTKLKVRVRGEIWNAVYDDESVLELGSKIKVINAEGLTLTVTSMS is encoded by the coding sequence ATGTTATTTTTCAAACATCTAAGACAACTTTACTCATGTATGATTATCACTCTTGTGATTATCATCTTCATGTCAGGCTCAGCTTATGCCGGAGAAGGGTTAAAAATCCTATACGGCCAGTTAGAAGGAGCCATAAGTCCTGCTCAGGTCAGCCTGATTGAGAATATGGCTAAGCTGGCGGTTGATGATGAACATGATTTGATTTTGTTGCGATTAGATACGCCGGGCGGACTTACAACCTCGATGCGGGACATCGTCAAGATCATGATGAATCCGCCAGTTCCAATTTGCATATGGGTTGGCCCTGAAGGCTCACATGCCGCGTCTGCCGGAGTTTTTATGGTTGCGGCTGCTAATGTGTCAGCCATGGCCCCCGGTACAACCGTCGGGGCCGCTTCACCCGTTTCATCGTCCGGTGATGATCTTCCTGATACTATGAGCAAGAAGGTTACAAGTGACTTAGCCAGCCTGATCAAAGGAGTTGCTCGTAAAAGAGCTAGGAATATCAACTGGTACTCCGATTCTGTTACTAAAGGAGTTAGTATTGATGCTCAGGAAGCAGTCACACTGAATGTTGTTGATTTTATAGCTGTTTCACCTGATGATTTTCTTGAGCAGCTTGGAGCTAAGGGTCTTCTCTTGAATGGGGAGGAAGTGAAATTTTCCAAGAATGGTTATTCTCTTGTAAATTATGAAGCTGGACTGAGTTATTCTGTTCTTTCGTGGCTTCTAAATCCGCAGGTTGCTTATTTTCTGTTGATAGCCGGTATTGTCGGTCTCTTTTTTGAGCTGGTTAGCCCCGGAGCCATTTTCCCGGGAGTTGTCGGTGGTTTTTGTCTTGTAACAGCTCTTTATGCCATGTCTATCCTTCCCACAAACGCTACAGGTCTGCTTTTAATGCTTCTTGGCGGAGTGTTTTTTATCCTCGAAGTTTTTATTGTCAGTTACGGGTTACTCAGCGTTGCAGCTATTATCAGCCTTTTTGTAGGTTCTCTTGTGCTTTTCAGAGGAGGCGAGGTTCAACAGCTACCACTTGGGACAATTATAGGTACGGTTTTATCCTTTGCGGTCTTTGTAGGTAGTGTTGTTTATCTTGTTGCAAAAGCTCATTCCCGTAAATCCGATTTGGGTGTGCAGGGGATGATCGGGCTTGAGGGTGAAGTCATTAACGTTCAGGATACAAAACTGAAAGTTCGTGTTCGTGGTGAAATCTGGAATGCGGTTTATGATGATGAGTCTGTGCTAGAGCTTGGTTCAAAAATAAAAGTTATTAATGCTGAGGGATTAACTTTAACAGTGACGAGTATGTCTTAG
- a CDS encoding NAD-dependent epimerase, with the protein MKVLVTGAAGFIGFHLSKRLLSEGHEVIGLDILNDYYDVQVKKNRLKQIEDHEKFIFAYIDMADREAMAKLFAEHQFTHVVNLAAQAGVRYSLENPQAYIDSNVVGFMNILEGCRHNGVKHLAYASSSSVYGLNTSMPFSTHDNVDHPISMYAATKKSNELMAHSYSHLFNIPTTGLRFFTVYGPWGRPDMALFLFTKAIVNNEPINVFNHGKMLRDFTFIDDIVEGVVRVLKNTAQPNPDWSGDAPDPCTSPAPFRIYNIGNNQPTELMRYIEVLEDCLGKKAEKIMMPLQAGDVPCTYANVDDLVKDVGFKPCTTIEEGIAKFVAWYKEYYKV; encoded by the coding sequence ATGAAAGTTCTTGTAACCGGAGCAGCCGGATTTATCGGCTTCCACCTTTCTAAGCGCCTTTTATCTGAAGGACACGAAGTCATTGGCCTTGATATTTTAAATGATTACTATGATGTTCAGGTCAAAAAGAATCGTTTGAAACAGATTGAAGATCATGAAAAATTCATATTTGCTTATATTGATATGGCTGACAGAGAAGCCATGGCTAAACTTTTTGCCGAGCATCAGTTTACACATGTTGTTAACCTTGCTGCTCAGGCCGGTGTTCGTTATTCGCTCGAAAACCCTCAGGCTTATATTGATTCAAATGTTGTCGGTTTTATGAATATCCTTGAAGGGTGTAGACATAACGGAGTTAAGCATCTTGCTTATGCATCCTCAAGTTCTGTTTACGGTCTTAATACAAGCATGCCTTTCAGTACTCATGACAATGTTGATCATCCGATTTCCATGTATGCTGCAACTAAAAAATCTAACGAATTGATGGCTCATTCATATAGTCATCTTTTTAATATCCCTACAACAGGGCTTAGATTTTTTACTGTATACGGACCTTGGGGCAGACCTGACATGGCTTTGTTCCTCTTTACTAAGGCAATAGTGAACAATGAGCCTATCAATGTCTTTAATCACGGGAAAATGCTTCGTGATTTTACTTTCATTGATGACATAGTTGAAGGCGTTGTGAGAGTTCTTAAGAACACTGCTCAGCCGAATCCTGACTGGTCCGGGGATGCTCCTGATCCTTGTACAAGCCCGGCTCCTTTCAGAATCTATAACATTGGTAACAATCAGCCAACTGAGTTGATGCGTTATATCGAAGTGCTTGAAGACTGCCTTGGCAAGAAAGCCGAGAAAATCATGATGCCTTTGCAGGCTGGAGATGTACCTTGCACATATGCTAATGTTGATGATCTTGTTAAAGATGTAGGCTTTAAACCTTGCACCACAATTGAAGAAGGCATTGCAAAATTTGTTGCTTGGTATAAAGAGTACTACAAAGTTTAG
- a CDS encoding 4Fe-4S binding protein translates to MSRVEFLEERCKGCLLCTVVCPKEIIRQSDRFNQHGYKVAEVPAEDMDKCTGCTSCALICPDVAIRVYRTPKAKGAE, encoded by the coding sequence ATGTCCCGAGTTGAATTTTTGGAAGAACGGTGCAAGGGTTGCCTGCTCTGCACAGTTGTCTGTCCAAAGGAAATTATAAGGCAATCCGACCGTTTCAATCAGCACGGCTACAAAGTGGCCGAAGTTCCGGCTGAAGACATGGATAAATGCACAGGCTGTACGTCTTGCGCACTTATATGTCCGGACGTGGCTATCCGCGTCTACAGGACCCCGAAAGCCAAAGGAGCAGAATAA
- a CDS encoding thiamine pyrophosphate-dependent enzyme, whose product MSEQEIIAFDRADALVDVPTHYCPGCQHGVVQRLAGELLSEMDLTENTLLVTSIGCSVFLYNYLHVDSVEAPHGRAPAVATGVKRARADKFVLSYQGDGDLASIGMAEIMHCANRGENISIIFVNNTVYGMTGGQMAPTTMIGQKTTTSPAGRNAAKEGMPIRMAEIISQLGGTAFSARVAVNNVKNIRKAKKAMKKAFEVQQKELGFGFIELLATCPTNWRMTPIKANERIEEELIPYFPLGVFKDLTVEAED is encoded by the coding sequence ATGAGCGAACAAGAAATTATAGCATTCGACAGAGCTGATGCTCTTGTAGATGTGCCGACTCACTACTGTCCGGGCTGCCAGCACGGTGTAGTTCAAAGACTAGCTGGAGAACTGCTCAGCGAAATGGACCTTACCGAGAACACACTTCTCGTAACTTCCATCGGCTGTTCTGTTTTTCTCTACAACTACCTTCACGTCGACAGCGTGGAAGCTCCTCACGGTCGCGCTCCTGCTGTTGCAACAGGTGTAAAAAGAGCACGTGCCGACAAGTTCGTTCTTTCCTACCAGGGAGACGGCGACCTTGCATCAATCGGTATGGCTGAAATTATGCACTGTGCAAACCGTGGTGAAAACATCTCCATCATCTTCGTAAACAACACTGTTTACGGAATGACAGGTGGCCAGATGGCCCCGACCACAATGATTGGGCAAAAGACCACAACCTCACCTGCCGGACGTAATGCTGCAAAAGAAGGCATGCCTATCCGTATGGCTGAAATTATCAGCCAGCTCGGCGGAACCGCTTTCTCAGCTCGTGTGGCTGTGAACAATGTTAAAAATATCCGCAAAGCTAAAAAAGCTATGAAAAAAGCTTTTGAAGTTCAGCAGAAAGAACTCGGATTCGGATTCATTGAGCTTTTGGCAACCTGCCCGACCAACTGGAGAATGACCCCGATCAAGGCGAATGAAAGAATCGAAGAAGAGTTGATTCCTTACTTCCCTCTGGGTGTGTTTAAAGATTTAACAGTGGAAGCGGAGGACTAG
- a CDS encoding 3-methyl-2-oxobutanoate dehydrogenase subunit VorB, protein MANNGEKLFIKGNEAIARGAIAAGLKCYFGYPITPQNDIPEYMSAALPAVGGEFVQAESEIAAANMLIGAAACGVRSMSSSSSPGISLKQEAISYLAGSQLPTVIVNMNRGGPGLGDIGPSQGDYFQSVKGGGHGDYRLLVLAPGTCQEAYDLTIKAFDLAFKYRNPVMILGDAILGQMKEPVITWTPDEKDEKEGHDWRMCGAKGREGRILKSLFLSEGSLAAHNQMLQDKYTDMASYTQQEEYQIDDAELVVVAYGSIGRIVKSTIKKLRNEGHKVGLFRPITLYPFPSGDLKKLAEQGKKFLTIEHNLGQMVEDVRLSIRTITDSDFFGFLPGNLPTPDDFEGPILKSLGGK, encoded by the coding sequence ATGGCTAATAACGGCGAAAAACTTTTTATCAAAGGCAATGAGGCTATTGCACGCGGCGCGATCGCAGCCGGCCTCAAATGCTACTTCGGCTACCCCATCACACCGCAGAATGACATCCCTGAATATATGTCAGCAGCACTTCCCGCAGTCGGCGGTGAATTTGTGCAGGCGGAAAGTGAAATTGCGGCGGCAAATATGCTCATCGGAGCGGCTGCATGCGGTGTTAGAAGCATGAGCTCATCATCAAGCCCCGGCATATCACTAAAACAGGAAGCAATATCTTACCTCGCAGGAAGTCAGCTGCCTACAGTCATTGTCAACATGAACCGCGGTGGACCGGGTCTTGGCGACATCGGACCTAGTCAGGGCGACTATTTTCAGTCTGTAAAAGGCGGCGGTCACGGTGACTACAGATTACTAGTCCTCGCTCCCGGCACATGTCAGGAAGCATATGACCTGACAATCAAGGCGTTTGACCTTGCTTTTAAATATCGCAACCCCGTCATGATTCTCGGTGATGCCATTCTCGGACAAATGAAAGAGCCTGTCATCACATGGACTCCAGACGAAAAAGACGAAAAAGAAGGCCACGACTGGCGCATGTGCGGAGCCAAAGGCCGCGAAGGCCGTATACTTAAATCCCTGTTCCTCAGTGAAGGCTCTTTAGCTGCTCACAATCAGATGTTGCAGGACAAGTATACAGACATGGCTTCATACACTCAGCAGGAAGAATATCAGATTGATGATGCTGAACTTGTTGTCGTAGCCTACGGATCTATCGGCAGAATTGTAAAAAGCACAATCAAAAAACTCAGGAACGAAGGACACAAAGTCGGCCTTTTCAGACCGATCACACTCTACCCGTTCCCTTCCGGCGATCTCAAAAAACTTGCTGAGCAAGGTAAGAAGTTCCTTACAATAGAACATAACCTTGGACAGATGGTTGAAGATGTCCGTCTTTCAATCCGCACAATCACGGATTCAGACTTCTTCGGCTTCCTACCGGGCAACCTCCCCACTCCCGATGACTTCGAAGGACCGATCCTTAAAAGTCTTGGAGGTAAATAG